A genomic segment from Amphiura filiformis chromosome 10, Afil_fr2py, whole genome shotgun sequence encodes:
- the LOC140161852 gene encoding uncharacterized protein has translation MVYADDTQVYIMFDPSARKQAIASIEACVSDIRAWAKTEIVHISSRFRSKTTAPSVQVGTADIKPVEGVRDLGVFIDNQLTMSNHVSNVWTALYALRSLSQLRKYLDKTTTEHLVHAFISSRLDSCNCLLYGLPDADIAKLQRVQNSAARLVVGARRRDHIQPILRDLHLHQKADSFQDAFVSLQIPFKPGSSLHK, from the coding sequence ATGGTGTATGCTGACGATACACAAGTGTATATCATGTTTGATCCGTCCGCTAGAAAACAAGCCATCGCGTCAATAGAAGCCTGTGTTTCAGACATTCGGGCTTGGGCAAAGACAGAAATTGTGCATATATCGTCTCGATTTCGATCCAAAACGACTGCGCCTTCTGTCCAGGTCGGTACTGCTGACATTAAACCTGTGGAAGGTGTACGAGACCTAGGAGTGTTCATCGATAACCAGCTTACCATGTCAAATCATGTCAGTAATGTGTGGACAGCCCTTTACGCACTGCGGTCACTTAGCCAGCTGAGGAAATACCTCGATAAGACTACTACAGAGCATCTCGTCCACGCTTTTATATCGTCGAGACTTGACAGTTGTAACTGTCTTCTTTATGGACTTCCAGACGCTGATATCGCAAAACTACAGCGTGTGCAGAACTCGGCAGCTCGTCTGGTTGTGGGAGCTAGAAGACGCGACCACATACAACCAATCCTTCGAGATTTGCATTTGCATCAGAAAGCGGATTCTTTTCAAGATGCTTTTGTTAGTTTACAAATCCCTTTCAAACCTGGCTCCTCTCTACATAAGTGA
- the LOC140162852 gene encoding E3 ubiquitin-protein ligase TRIM71-like, which translates to MAASLSQLSVLSQISEEFLLCQVCFERFSNPKILPCLHSFCEPCLPRYVARESRTIRCPMCKQDTELPENGVAGLKDNFFILNLSDVFTPKKDEGPVQKAVCTICVGTDPAEASYRCLECVDFLCDECAPSHDHRIARFSRQHHIISVPASENKKLLKRRDYQCEKHQSDKMRFFCEECQRPICRECILIEHKDHSHTYLKDEVTKHRNTIDALMLGVREKIVNFEDALQNIDEAEANLEANCGQAEYIIEKSVQEFIQQLRVQQQEYQRRLQRISNSRKKQLNAHRKSIQTGLENLLSGFDFTEKALGHGSELQILSIKDEVIDRLQGLSTISPQLDMTLDQLSQVYFVANDLSTDSNALPPLGQIRCGDKSGTDSSEATDTRSVCSLESSECGDSSISESLPPKSPKRSVPAESPKPGVPSKPQLLFHLKDETNEDGEFDWPSGVSVTNDGEYIAVVDRDNDRIQVYNKKGRFECKFGSRGRGPCQFELPLDVTITNDDDQCIYVTDEYNHRVQKLTLYGKYITHFGDNGLMKQPYGIALDAEGRVIVTDIGKHRITIHSPNGELLHTFGSRGDGDCQFNEPRYVTTSEDKIVVSDHCNHCVKIFSSSGTHLRTFGSCGSGNGQFIGPTGVCIDKEGNIIVADCADRIQLFNPEGMFIKHLLNENDGLSGPLGMSSTVGGELVITNLGTHCVNVFKHSSWV; encoded by the coding sequence ATGGCGGCTTCTCTATCACAGCTGTCGGTTTTGAGTCAAATCAGCGAGGAATTCTTACTATGCCAAGTCTGTTTTGAACGTTTTAGTAACCCTAAAATCTTGCCATGTCTTCATAGCTTCTGTGAGCCGTGTTTACCGCGATATGTTGCAAGGGAATCGCGAACAATAAGATGCCCGATGTGCAAACAAGATACGGAATTACCGGAAAATGGCGTCGCCGGATTGAAggacaatttctttattttgaatctGAGTGACGTTTTTACACCAAAGAAAGACGAAGGACCGGTTCAGAAGGCGGTTTGTACCATATGTGTCGGAACAGATCCAGCGGAAGCAAGTTATAGATGTTTAGAATGTGTAGATTTCTTATGCGATGAATGTGCCCCATCTCATGATCACAGAATTGCCCGATTTAGCAGACAACATCACATTATATCAGTTCCCGCGTCTGAAAATAAGAAGTTGTTAAAACGGCGTGATTATCAATGCGAGAAACACCAGTCAGATAAGATGAGATTTTTCTGCGAGGAATGTCAGCGCCCGATTTGCAGGGAATGTATATTGATAGAACACAAAGATCATTCTCACACGTATCTTAAAGATGAAGTCACCAAACATCGTAATACTATTGACGCTCTTATGTTGGGGGTTCGGGAAAAGATCGTCAATTTTGAGGACGCGTTACAAAACATTGATGAAGCTGAAGCTAATCTGGAAGCAAATTGCGGTCAAGCTGAATACATCATTGAGAAGTCTGTGCAAGAGTTTATTCAACAGTTACGGGTTCAACAACAGGAATATCAGCGTAGACTCCAACGCATCTCAAACAGTCGTAAGAAACAGCTTAACGCCCATCGCAAGAGCATACAGACAGGATTAGAAAATCTCCTTAGTGGGTTTGACTTCACAGAGAAGGCTCTAGGTCACGGGTCCGAGTTACAGATACTTTCCATCAAAGACGAGGTTATAGATCGATTACAAGGACTATCGACAATATCCCCACAACTAGACATGACTTTAGATCAATTAAGCCAAGTATACTTCGTAGCTAATGATCTTTCCACAGACTCTAACGCTCTTCCACCACTAGGACAGATCCGGTGTGGCGATAAATCGGGAACCGATTCATCGGAAGCAACGGATACACGATCTGTATGCTCTTTAGAAAGCTCCGAATGTGGCGATAGTTCAATATCAGAATCTTTGCCTCCAAAATCTCCCAAACGATCGGTACCAGCAGAGTCCCCTAAACCCGGCGTCCCTTCAAAACCACAACtactctttcatttgaaagatgaGACTAATGAAGATGGTGAATTTGATTGGCCAAGTGGTGTGTCTGTCACCAATGATGGCGAATACATCGCTGTAGTTGATCGTGATAACGATCGAATCCAAGTCTACAATAAAAAGGGTAGATTTGAGTGTAAATTTGGCTCTAGAGGGCGCGGTCCATGTCAATTTGAACTTCCACTTGATGTCACTATCACTAACGATGATGACCAGTGTATATACGTCACAGATGAGTACAACCACAGGGTGCAAAAGCTGACTTTATACGGTAAATACATCACACATTTTGGAGACAACGGCCTCATGAAGCAACCATACGGTATAGCACTCGACGCCGAAGGACGAGTTATTGTCACCGACATAGGAAAACATAGGATAACCATTCACAGTCCAAATGGAGAACTACTTCACACCTTCGGATCGCGAGGAGATGGCGACTGCCAATTCAACGAACCCAGATATGTCACCACATCCGAGGATAAGATTGTAGTATCAGACCACTGTAACCATTGCGTGAAGATCTTCAGCTCTTCAGGAACTCATCTAAGAACCTTCGGTAGCTGTGGGTCTGGAAATGGGCAATTCATTGGACCTACTGGAGTCTGTATCGACAAAGAAGGTAACATCATCGTAGCAGATTGTGCTGATAGGATCCAGCTCTTCAATCCAGAAGGAATGTTTATTAAACACCTGCTGAACGAGAATGACGGCTTGAGTGGGCCGTTAGGAATGTCGTCCACCGTAGGAGGAGAACTGGTCATCACAAACTTGGGAACACATTGTGTTAATGTGTTTAAACATAGCAGTTGGGTGTAA